The window TTGTTTCTACAGATGTGAAAAGTTCCACATTTTGAGTTTATTATGAACTATTAAAATCGACACCTACTGCATGCTTTTGACTTAACTTACTTAACAAGTAattttatttaagtatttttatCTTTAAGCCAAAAAAGTTTTCACACCCGTCTTTGTTATAATCATGTGGcgtaagttaaaaaaaatataactgaGAACtatgtgtaaaaatgaaaagtgctgACAGTTATTCCCGTAATGTTTCTAATCTGACACATTAAGCAGTTGAAGCACTCTCAGTGAAGGTTACACCCTAAAAGACTCTACTCAAAGACTTTATGACTTGCGCTGAGAGAACAAGTCAGAAATAACAGGTAATTTAATAGCTGTTTTCTTCCTTGGCTGTATGATTAATGTAGCTGCTTGCGGTTTCCGCGGTGGACTCCGGAATGTTTCGTTTTGACGCGTGCGGCAGACCCTTCGCCAACTCTCAGAAGACCCTTTGCGCCGCTTCCCTCTCGTGCCGCTGTAATCATAAAATAAGCTGTTAATGAGCATGCGCGAAGTGAAAGTGATAGGACTCTTTAATTTATGTCACACCGTTTGCCGGACGGGCCGAGCACCGTGGCTTTATTTAAAGGAGGTGAGCGGCAGCGAAGAACGGCCGCCCAGGGTGAAAAAATCAGCGCATCCTCTATTTTGTCGCATGTTTGGTGACGTCCAATAATCGACTTGCTCTGAAGTCTCCGGGGCCGAGGCCTAGAGAGTTTTGGTAACGCACGCTCTTAAAAATTAGTCTCAATGCCCAGATTTCGGTGCCCGTTTTGACCGGGTGTGAACCGATGAAGCACTTTATTCTGTGATCGAAGCAGAAACGGTCGGAAACGTTAGCCAGCTAATTGTAGCTACTGCTAACTGCCAGCGAGGAAGTGAGGAACGAAAAAATGACATCTCGGAGGTAAGGGGGGCTGTCTGGAAAACAATGTCTGCTTATTATGTTAGCTGAGTTAGCTAACTTTAACCAAACTCAGCTGTTTGGACGTTGGTATGTCCGTAAACAAGCTCCGAGTGGGTGCCGACGATTCTGGAAAAAACCGCTGGTTGTGGAATAGCTAGCTAAGGAGCGCTTCATTTAGCATACACCGGCAACTTAACGCTCGAGCCCGGTCAGATGTTTAGGTTAGTAAACACCGTTAACGCTGTGACACTGCGGTCAAACTTAGAGGCTAGATATCAGTATAGATGTGGTTTATACAGAGcataaagaaaatacagcagTAGAAGTACTATGGAGTCAAAGGAACGTAAAGCACAAACATAATTAAAGCGAGTATGCAACGTTATTATAAGTTAGCTAAAGACCGCAAAGCTTCCTCAGGACCATGAAAGAGGACAGACTATTGTTCACACAGAGACAACACCTTAGGACGGTTTATTCATACAGAGGCAACATGTAATATAAAGACAGTTTTGAGCAAAGACCGAGGTTGAGACTGGTGGACGATGAAGACCTGGATCATGTCTGAATGAAGACACAGACATGAACCAAGACAGAACCAGACAGGAAGAAAGCAAAGAGACCGAAAATAGCTGATGGTCCAGCTCAAAGGAGCCTCAGTCCttcaaaagacagaaagagagacagttaGCACACgtgatgttttgtgttttattgttttatgttcaggtctctgtgtgtgtgtttgtgctttacTTGGCTGCAAACAGATTTTCCACTGGGGAACAATAAAGTTGAAGGTTGTCGTTATGATGCAACTACAGTTTCTGCATTGTGGGTTTGTTATGAAAAGTATTGTACAGGCCGTGCAAGATGCTTTTTGGGGGATTATTAGAATATTTGAAAAGTAAATGCAGAGCGATTTATAGTGAGACTTGCACTCCACACTGAGGCTGATCATCGTTTCACCCCTCCTCCAGGTGGTTTCACCCCAACATCACAGGTGTGGAGGCCGAAAACCTCCTGCTGACCCGAGGAGTGGATGGGAGCTTTTTAGCCAGACCCAGTAAGAGTAACCCAGGAGATTTTACCCTCTCAGTACGGTGAGTGCACATCCAGCACGACACTGTCAAAGTCTCCaaatcagctctgtgctgctcttcacTTCTGACAGTAGAAATGAAAGAACCTCCTGATCGCTGTGTGCTGGATTCATGTTTTCACATTGAGTTCCCGTATTGGGGGGGATAGTGTAGCCATCAGTGAGTAAAAGTGATAAAATATTTAGGTCTTTCAAGGAGTGATTGTTAatccaaatgtaaacaaaaggataacaaacaaacagaaaagcacaTCAGAATATTAGAACCTGCAGTCAATCCTGAATTAAAGCTCTGTTGAAAAGTCTTGACCTAAAGTAAACGTTCTCTCAGGCTGTTAAAGGTTTGCTGACATCAATCACGCTTGTAACAGCCGCAGTGAAAATGACTGATATGTTGACATGATAAGCAAATCGGATGTTCTGCCCGTAACTCAATTATTACTATCCAAGCTGTGATTGTGCACCAACAGGCTGCGACCTGATACAAAGCATcagcagaggaagatgatgtTTGAACGTTCAAACTTCTTTTAATTGAATGTGAAATTAAAGGTCatttggtctgttggtgagttTATTTGCTCTAATGATCAATATTTTTCTGATAGCAATGCATCAGATTATTGAGCAGTTTGAAAGATGTCACCTGACTcttattttagtctcttttggatcattgttttggttttggaagCTGTTTTGAGTGAAAAGTGCTGATAAACCCACTAaaacactacctgctcagcctTAACTGACGTAGTTAGCAACCAGCTGGTTAACATCTGACAGCTGAAGAGCGAGATACGTCGCTCAGGAGCTGGGAGATCAAAGCAGAGCTCAAACCAGAGTAAATGTTGGCGTttatcaggtggacacaaacacgactcccGTTGAATAATGATGCTGCTCAgagtctgctggatgtgtgaacaGCAGCTGTTCGCTAATACACCTGATGTTCAGATTATGtgcctgtgttgtgttttcgGCTTGTTCTGTTGTCTGCGAGAGGCCTGAAAAATCAATgcatgcagctttaaatgtgctgtaataTTCACGCTATTAATTGATGCTGGGATAATAACTCAGAGGGTTCAGGCGCTGAACGCTGCTCCATCTGAAGAGTGATGGTGGgaaacaaggaggaggaagaccaACCTTTTACTaataaaaaacagtttgtggttttatcTCCGAGCCTGTCGAGTCATAAATTTTTAAGATGAAGTATCATTAACTCGGTTTAGCTGATGCAGCCGATGTTATTTTTGTGACAGTCTCATATTTTAGCTGTGCAGCCTCTCATCTCACACCATATTTACTTCctatggaaacaaaacaagtcaCGCTCCTCTTATGGAAACGGAGACATTTCCACAGGGAGACTGGTCCCCGCTGGTTCAAACCAGCACGTCCGTCTCTCTTTGTGCACATTCTGCCAACTTAACCGTCAGTCATTCAAAGTTACATGCTACCGAGCTTCAGATCTGCCACAAGTTCTCCTTTTCTATTTTCCGATGTAATGGCGGTCACCGACAATGACTCAACACACTTTATGTCGTCTATCTGCTTTTTGTCACCAAAACGTGGTGTTTCCTTTAAGGTTTGCCAGCATAGAGTCTGGGTGTCGTCGCTCTGCCTTTtgagtgttttcagtttttactttttgtctGTCACCTCTTTCAAATGACAGACGAGCTGTCCGTGGTGTCAGTGCTGCGTGCGGCTGAACTGAACACGCTGCTCACATTCATCACAAGACATGAACTCTGCATCAAGTGCCGGAGCCTGCTAAGCTAATGACGCTGCAGCTAAGAGTGGTCttcattatcagttaatctCCTCATTCTTTTCTTGATTGATTCTTCCTTAATTAATCTGTAATCTGTCTAATAATGTCTCTtatgtgcttgttttgtctgaacacAAAGAAATTCACTTTAAAGTctcataaaacaaatataaacggcaaatcatcacatctgaGGTAACGTTTGGCATTTTTGATGAAaaaatgattattgattattaataTGAATGGCACAAGTGTTCActttttggtggtcaaaggtcaaaggtcactgtggcTTCACAAAACATGATTTTGGCCATAACTGAAGAGTTAATATGCTGATTGTGACGAGAATTTAACGCAAATGTCCCGCAGGATAAAGTGGAGTGATGATGTTTTATAtccagaaggtcaaaggtcagcttcactatGACATCATAACGTTGCGCAGGAACACTTTCTTCTCGTAACTCAGGCACTGAAGGCACactgtgaccatgtttcacattCGGTCAGACGCTGAGTCGGTGGCTCTAATCTTCGGCGTCCACATTCAGACTGCGCTGGTTGTTTTGgtcttctgctgctggtttgaacgtgtgtgtgaagcgtcCACGTTCGTTCTCTGCAGCATCCATGTTTGACGCATTGTAGTCGACCacaagctgaatgaatgaagctctctgtcagtcctctgtactcaATATGGAGATGATTCCAGTTACTAATTAAGTGGAATTTTGTCTTCTAGGAACATGAACTTCCTGTTGGGGTCTGTTCTTGTCGCAGATGGCAGCATTTCTCtaaatgtttgtgctttttgtgcAGGCGAAATGGAGCCGTCACCCACATTAAGATCCAGAACACGGGAGACTACTACGACCTGTACGGCGGGGAGAAGTTTGCCACTCTGGCAGAGCTGGTGCAGTATTACATGGAGCATCACGGGCAGCTGAAAGAGAAGAACGGAGATGTTATTGAGCTCAAGTATCCACTCAACTGTGCGGACCCCACCTCAGAGAGGTGAGCGATGGCCttggatgttgtgttttgttcttgAATTGAACGCTTTGATATATTGTGGATTAAATTTTGTAGGAGAGAAGTTACGATCAGCCAAACCAGGATTtaagattcttcttcttctttcattaaAGGTCATAAACTCGTCCTTAAGTTACCCAACTTCACTGAATATGCTGCGTTTCATTGTCTAGActtcatgtgaaaatgtgctttttcctgcacaaagaggaagtgactGTGTGGCGATCATTTATCCACATTTCCTTTTGTCCAAATAACTTGTGTACGAATTTAACCGCCAGTTGCTCTGTTATCTCAGAAATACTGCACCAGCAGAAATATATACTCCATGTTTTTATGAGCTCGGCAAATGAAATCAGGGTTTCCTGAAGAAACAATTTTGAAATATAATTTTAGGTCTATTAACTTTCAGGGAAAACGAGCAGTGGCTTCACTCAGTAAAGGTCACGCATTTGATGGGCTCATTAAAGCCCAGAGAAATGAGGAGGGGTGCATCAGGAAGACCGTTTGTCTGAAAAACCTCTCCCAAATCAAATATAAGTAGCTCCACACTGGGTTAGGCCAGGTGGGGCCCGGCCTGCCAGCAAGCAGATGAGCCGCTGTGGAGACGTCCAATAGGGAGCGTCCAATCAGCTCAATTAGTGCCAATCAGGTGAGGACATGAGACAAACGGCTGCAGGTCAGACACCAGGCTGATGAGACACATTTGACCCAGCAGAGGCAGAGCGAACACCTCCACTGAGGGGAAACCTGCAATCAGTGGATCATCACACCTGCTCCAtcaatgtgtctgtgttgagtttgaatgtCTATGATCATAGAAgatgaaacaaagagaaaacattcacatttcacatccTGGAACCAGAGAATTCTTTGCTTTTCACCTTGAAATGTAACCAATAACTGATCAGAATGGCTGCTGATTAGGTTTCCATTCAGTGACTGATTGATCGTTtagtttcctctctgcctctttgttgGTTGCTGTCGCTTTGTATCGCTGTCATGCTTCAGTAAAAGGATTTTGGTGCTTTTAGCTACAGTTTAGTGCTGCAGCTGTTACCTCAGGATTCGACATATTGGGGACAGTGTGAAGACATGAAAAGAAAGTCATTTTTAATATTACCCAAATCTTCATTTACAGACAAACACCAATCCTGTGAGTCTGCTGCGAGAAGCTGATGAAACTCACAGCAAAACGTTGTTTGCGCTGCATTTTGCCATTAAAAGCAGCTGCATACAGAGGAGTTACCCTCCGAGGGACTGATGTGAAGAGCTGAAGTCAGAGTTTATATTTACTGTGACAAAGCTTCAGCGTACACACAGTCTGAGCTGTGCTTTCACACCAAAGCcaaaacatttcacagtgaTCTCCGACAATAAACAGAAAAGCTTTGCTCTGGGGTTAATGTGATGTCTTTAGCCGGCCTTGTAAACGGTGAATATCCTGCGCTGACTTCATGTAAGCAGACAGTGATGTTGTGAAGCAGTGAGTTTATGCGAGTTAGCGTTGGAAGCAGGTGTTCCGTGATGAGAAGGTGGAACACGTCTGACTGTCGCGTACCTGTTTCCCAGGTGGTTCCACGGACACTTGTCGGGCAGGGAGGCCGAGAAGCTGCTGACGGAGAAAGGCAAGAACGGCAGCTTCCTGGTgagagagagccagagccaCCCGGGAGATTTCGTCCTGTCCGTCCGCACGGGAGACGACAAGACggacagcagtgacagcaaaCCCAAAGTCACTCACGTCATGATCCGCTGCCAGGTGAGCACACTGTACCTGCATGTTTTCCCGCCTTCACACAGCCTCTGTTACATCAGAGGATTTACAGCTGCTACACTGCTCAGAGTCACTGAGACGCTAATGTAAGTAATCAGGATACAGTCGGCTTTGTGCACTGTGATCAACACGGAAAGGAAACGcatgcagagaggcagcaggctgCACAGATGTGAAGAAGCGTAAGCATCTGTACGCAAAGAGGCCTCCAGGAAGAGTcgatcaaacaaaaataaagcagatcACAGGTGTGTTTCATGTCTCTCAGTTCCTCTACGATGTGAAGCTTAAAATGTGGAACGTCAGGCCTCGACGGCGGCAGGTCGAGCGTTGTTCACTCTCTGTCGTAAACGGCAGGTTAATTATGTTCAGTGGATTATTTAAAGAGAGCGATGGCAGACCGGCGTCAGGTGTGATCCAGGATTTAAGGCTGTTTTCTTGGTGCATGTGACAAAGACGTCAGTCAGCAAAGTGTTGCTATGGCAGCAGGAGGATGAGAGGGGAGATCATGACACATCGTGATGCGTCCTGGTGTTCAGAATGATCCCTGATCCAGAACCTGAACCCTTCAGACCCGTAAGCTTTGGTCTCTGACCGTCGAGTGCAGCAGTGGAATGAGCGACTAACAttgattttctttcatgtttatACGTAATGAGTTTTAAACGTCAGTATCATTAATTTAATGGAGGGGTCGCATCTGCCGACAGACCGGCACCAGACCAGCCCCCCCCCAGCTGACCGACTCTGCAGAGccagctgtgtttctgcagacagGTGGCTGCCCTGAAGGAGGCGTTAGCAGCTGGCCGTCCTCCTCTCGCTTTCTGTTCTGAGCTGCTTGATTCTCTCCTCAGTCAGACGTCGAGGGGAAACCCTGAAAAGTCTGGTGGAGAACAGACGGTGTGATGCGAGCAAATAGAACACAGCGAAGTGTGTTTGGTAACACCTGTGGTAACAGCTGTGCGCTCTCAGTACAGTCTGTTCCCTCGTTGCCCTCagccctcaaacacacacatgtgggtCTGCTCCTGTGCATGTGAAGCTGTCGTCTGGTTTCACCTGGTTTCATGTGCATGCAAACGTTTTCATTGTCTCATGATGGCGACTGACATGTGGCCGTGGCCTCTTCTTCAGCACGACCTGAAGTACGACGTGGGTGGAGGGGAGAAGTTTGACTCCCTCACCGACTTGGTAGAGCACTACAAGAAGAACCCCATGGTGGAAACTCTGGGCACCGTGCTTCAGCTCAAACAGGTACCgcccatgtttgttttgttcaagcCTTTATTTCACCGTGAGCTCGGGCAGCATTTCCTGACGTCTGTCTCCTCCCCAGCCCCTGAACACTACTCGAATTAACGCCGCAGAGATTGAAAGTCGAGTTCGGGAGCTAAGCAAACTAGCGGAGGCCACAGACAAGGTCAAACAGGGCTTCTGGGAAGAGTTTGAGGTGAGCGGCTCTGTTGTGTCACTCTGCAGCCGACACACATGAAATCACATGAACTCACAGGCTGAATTTGacccttttctcttcttttcatgcagaccttgcagcagcaggagtgcAAACTGCTCTACAGTCGGAAAGAGggccagagagcagagaacaagaacaagaacagaTACAAGAACATTCTGCCCTGTGAGAAACGCTGTGTTCCCTCAGCAGAGCAGCCTTTCAGCCGTTTCAAACGCAGCTAactgatgtttttctctccGTCTGCAGTCGACCACACTCGTGTGGTGCTGAATGACAGGGACCCAAATGAGCCAGGCTCCGACTACATCAACGCCAATATCATCATGGTAGTATCTACCGTCATGGTAAACTCAGTTCATCCTCAgggacactcacacacacacacacactctctcacacacacgcacacacaccgttTATTCTGTGTTGATGATGCGTTGATGTATAAGATGTAGATTTGTGTGTTGCTCAGTCGTCGTGCAGTTGGccagcaggtgttttcagttcatttgtgctgctgttacCTTTGACCTCACGCGCTGCTCATTTTGAGTGTTCAGccgacgtgtgtgtgtgtgtgtgtgtgtgtgtgtgtgtgtgtgtgtgtgtgtgtgtgtgtgtgtgtgtgtgtgtgtgtgtgtgtgtgtgtgtgtgtgtgtgtgtgtgtgtgtgtgtgtgtgtgtgtgtgtgtgtgtgtgtgtgtgtgtgtgtgtgtgcacgcagcCGGAGCTTGACTCGAAGTGTAACAGCACCAAGCTGAAGAAGAGCTACATCGCCACTCAGGGCTGTCTGCAGAACACCATCAGTGACTTCTGGAGGATGGTGTTCCAGGAGAACTCTCGAGTCATCGTCATGACCACcaaagaggtggagagaggaaaggtAAGCGAAACGGACCTGCGAGCTAACGCCGGGCTGCCAGTCTGCCAGTCTGGAGCTTTGTGGAGCGCCGTTCTTCATCCTGaagttagctagcttagctcagaCTGTTTCCAGTGCAGctacaatgaatgaatgacaccGTCAGTGAATTTGTTGGTTGCATCACATCAGAGATGCTGGAACCAGAGCACTCTGGGTTTTTTTGCTTAAAGTCCGCGAAAATCTGCTTATAATATGAGATGTCCGTGgcttaaaatgaatatttttgatgatgaaaatcTGTCTCATGGTGCACAGACGTACACGACATCACTGGCTTCAGCTGATCGCTGTCTGGTTCAAACAGAAATATGATGTGAACTTAACTTGTGTGTTGTTGTGGGATCCTGAGACTGATgtgatgaatgtttttgtgtctcatcAGAGTAAGTGTGTGAAGTACTGGCCGGACATGTCGGCTCTGAAGGAATACGGTGCGATGCGCGTTCGCAACGTCCGAGAGACGGCCGCACACGACTACATCCTAAGAGAACTGAAGCTGTCCAAAGTCGGACAGGTAGGTCATCGGAGTCTCTGTCATTTATGGACAATAAAGGAGGACATGCCTCATAAACAGACGCATGTCCATGTCCAACATTACTGCTACATGTTCTCTTTAACATATGAATGTAGCCACACAGCCACAGTATATTTAATCCTGCAGGAAAACCACAAGTCAACAAAATACAACAGCACcatgaaaatacagttttcacCTGTTAGGATGACAAACAACATGCTTTAAAGATCTGAGAAATCAAAGCATTCACCCTCAAGCCACAGCGCTGTGCTGTGGtagaaacacatcagtgagtcacactgttgcactggctgccatgttccttcattaccatgagcacacacacacacacacacactcacactctttactttgactcagtcccacacacaccgtcctgctgccccaCATGCTCaccagagcaccaaatgtggattaatccacgacgaaaaaaaagtgtaaaatttGCTAAAAAGTGCAGAAATAATTTAGCAAATATTCAAGACCTGTCCTTAAAGATGTCTGTCttcaggaggaaggagagacagactAGCTCGTTGtcggttttggtcttttcattgaGCCTCAGTACTGATGTAAGGAGACTGAACTGAAGCTCTCTGCTGATTGGCCGCATGCTGAAAGTTGTTCTCGACTGCTCTCAGGGTAACACAGAGCGTACAGTTTGGCAGTACCACTTCAGGGCCTGGCCGGACCACGGAGTCCCCACTGACCCCGGCGGTGTGCTCGACTTCTTAGAGGAGGTCAACCTGAAGCAGGAGAGCATACTGGACGCTGGACCTATAGCGGTACACTGCAGGTAAACGCACGCAAGACAAGCACTGACATGCATGAGCCTCAAAGCCAAAGCGAGCATGAAGGACTCAaagacttcctcctctgtccctcagTGCAGGCATCGGGCGGACAGGGACGTTTATAGTGATTGACATCCTGATAGATGTGATCAGAGAAAAAGGTGAGTCTGCATCGTCTCATCCACACCAAGATGAGACTTTCACACTTTCATCCACACTTAGCCACACACATGCGTCCCTCTTGGTTTTCctggagagagactgaagcCGTTTGgtcacagcagaaacaccagaAGAAGAGTCATCTGTTCACGTAGCAGTTTAGTTTCAGCAAGCTAACAAACAGATGCATGAATGTGTTAATGAACCACAAGCCAGACAAACCTTTTATCATCTTCACTCATCTCCAGTCTGGGCTGTCTCAGTGTAAGtgtaaacaacacacacacatatctgaCATCTCCTGTCCACCTAGTTTACTTCATGTTGCACTGCTGAGGATGTTTTGGTGTAAAGTCGTGCTTTCACGCTGCAGGGGTGGACTGCGACATCGACGTGCCAAAGACCATCCAGATGGTCCGCTCTCAGCGCTCTGGGATGGTGCAGACGGAGGCGCAGTACAGATTCATCTATATGGCCGTACAGCACTACATAGAGACACTGCAGAGACGCATAGAGGAGGAGCAGGTATGCAGCTCAGAGCGCCTCCCCGTTTCACCTCCgcttctctctgctgccgtCGCTAACCTCGCTCTGTTCTCCCCTCTGCAGAAAAGTAAGATTAAAGGGCGCGAGTACACCAACATTAAGTACTCCCTGTCTGACCTGactggaggagagcagagccCTTTGCCTCCTTGCACTCCTATTCCTACTCCCACCTGCACAGAGTGAGTAATGCTGTTGGGAACGGGCCCTGCAGGAGGGGGTTTGTTTACGTCCCAGTCACTTCACGCATCGCCTTTAAAAAGGAGTTTCCCCTCAAAGTGCTCGTATGTGTTGGCAGGATGAGGGAGGACAGCTCCAGAGTGTATGAGAACGTGGgcctgatgcagcagcagaagagctACAGATGAGATTCACCTGTGACCCCAGCGCTCTATCAGTTCCAGGTAAGTTAAATCACATGCTGCTCATAAGGAAAACAGCACTACTCAAGTTAAAATGAGTGTTGACGCAGTGGCAGTGAGGGAGGCTGATGGTGAATGCAGCCTAATGTTCATTTCCTCTGCTAATCAGAAGATCAGCACTTGGGGCCTGTTTCTGAAGCTGCatcaatcaatatttttatatgatCAATGCAAATAATGAGGTGTAATGTGAAAAGGCTGCTTGGAGTAATGAATTCACAGAGAaatcacctgactctgcagaaTCCCTCAGAATCAACACTGTGCCACCTGCCCATCACCGAGCTGCAGACACACGTTATCGAACGGTGACGTAACAGATCCGTATGGTGATGTCAGATGGTGAACACTTCCTGtaaatgtttcacattaaaagcccaCCAGGAGAGAAGTGGGATTACGTCCTTTGAACAACTGGatgacttttaatttgaaatatctGTGCAGGAAGAGTTCAGTGTCATCGACAGACACCCTGACATGACGGAGAGCTCAGAAAATGTTCTGTGAAGACATGTAGACATGGAGGAGGTGTGAGTTTCAtgagcagcaacagcaaatgaaaaaatcAGGACTGCAGCCCCCTCTAATATAAACctgtttcaaataaaggcctgcttctctctgcaggtgagaCAAAGCGCTAACAGTCG is drawn from Chaetodon trifascialis isolate fChaTrf1 chromosome 20, fChaTrf1.hap1, whole genome shotgun sequence and contains these coding sequences:
- the ptpn11a gene encoding tyrosine-protein phosphatase non-receptor type 11 isoform X1, with protein sequence MTSRRWFHPNITGVEAENLLLTRGVDGSFLARPSKSNPGDFTLSVRRNGAVTHIKIQNTGDYYDLYGGEKFATLAELVQYYMEHHGQLKEKNGDVIELKYPLNCADPTSERWFHGHLSGREAEKLLTEKGKNGSFLVRESQSHPGDFVLSVRTGDDKTDSSDSKPKVTHVMIRCQHDLKYDVGGGEKFDSLTDLVEHYKKNPMVETLGTVLQLKQPLNTTRINAAEIESRVRELSKLAEATDKVKQGFWEEFETLQQQECKLLYSRKEGQRAENKNKNRYKNILPFDHTRVVLNDRDPNEPGSDYINANIIMVVSTVMPELDSKCNSTKLKKSYIATQGCLQNTISDFWRMVFQENSRVIVMTTKEVERGKSKCVKYWPDMSALKEYGAMRVRNVRETAAHDYILRELKLSKVGQGNTERTVWQYHFRAWPDHGVPTDPGGVLDFLEEVNLKQESILDAGPIAVHCSAGIGRTGTFIVIDILIDVIREKGVDCDIDVPKTIQMVRSQRSGMVQTEAQYRFIYMAVQHYIETLQRRIEEEQKSKIKGREYTNIKYSLSDLTGGEQSPLPPCTPIPTPTCTEMREDSSRVYENVGLMQQQKSYR
- the ptpn11a gene encoding tyrosine-protein phosphatase non-receptor type 11 isoform X2 — its product is MTSRRWFHPNITGVEAENLLLTRGVDGSFLARPSKSNPGDFTLSVRRNGAVTHIKIQNTGDYYDLYGGEKFATLAELVQYYMEHHGQLKEKNGDVIELKYPLNCADPTSERWFHGHLSGREAEKLLTEKGKNGSFLVRESQSHPGDFVLSVRTGDDKTDSSDSKPKVTHVMIRCQHDLKYDVGGGEKFDSLTDLVEHYKKNPMVETLGTVLQLKQPLNTTRINAAEIESRVRELSKLAEATDKVKQGFWEEFETLQQQECKLLYSRKEGQRAENKNKNRYKNILPFDHTRVVLNDRDPNEPGSDYINANIIMPELDSKCNSTKLKKSYIATQGCLQNTISDFWRMVFQENSRVIVMTTKEVERGKSKCVKYWPDMSALKEYGAMRVRNVRETAAHDYILRELKLSKVGQGNTERTVWQYHFRAWPDHGVPTDPGGVLDFLEEVNLKQESILDAGPIAVHCSAGIGRTGTFIVIDILIDVIREKGVDCDIDVPKTIQMVRSQRSGMVQTEAQYRFIYMAVQHYIETLQRRIEEEQKSKIKGREYTNIKYSLSDLTGGEQSPLPPCTPIPTPTCTEMREDSSRVYENVGLMQQQKSYR